The following are encoded in a window of Nocardioides houyundeii genomic DNA:
- a CDS encoding DUF3566 domain-containing protein: MTERAAPRNRGPEDTVVRPALPGRIGQKLSMAAEEHRDTAAMQRSTAGKKQPRRARLRLTRVDPWSVMKASFLLSVAFGIVTFVAVFMVWSVLGAAGVWDSINSTVASVVESDDASTFDVTNYVGMSRVLGFTLLVSVIDVILLTAIATLGAFLYNMAAALLGGVEVTLAEDAR; the protein is encoded by the coding sequence ATGACCGAGAGGGCCGCCCCGCGCAACCGGGGTCCTGAGGACACCGTGGTGCGTCCGGCGCTGCCAGGACGGATCGGACAGAAGCTCTCCATGGCGGCGGAGGAGCATCGAGACACCGCCGCCATGCAGAGGTCCACCGCGGGCAAGAAGCAGCCGCGCAGGGCGCGGCTGCGGCTCACCAGGGTGGACCCCTGGTCGGTGATGAAGGCGTCGTTCCTGCTGTCGGTGGCGTTCGGCATCGTCACCTTCGTGGCCGTCTTCATGGTCTGGTCGGTGCTGGGGGCGGCGGGGGTGTGGGACTCCATCAACTCCACCGTGGCCAGCGTGGTCGAGAGCGACGACGCCAGCACGTTCGACGTCACCAACTACGTCGGGATGTCCCGGGTGCTCGGCTTCACGCTGCTGGTCTCGGTCATCGACGTGATCCTGCTGACCGCCATCGCCACGCTCGGGGCCTTCCTCTACAACATGGCTGCGGCCCTGCTCGGCGGCGTGGAAGTCACCCTCGCCGAGGACGCCAGGTAG
- a CDS encoding DLW-39 family protein → MKKLLLLALAAAGAALAKKKMDEGKAEQALWAEATDKVGKA, encoded by the coding sequence ATGAAGAAGCTTCTGCTGCTCGCCCTTGCCGCCGCCGGCGCCGCCCTCGCCAAGAAGAAGATGGACGAGGGCAAGGCCGAGCAGGCCCTGTGGGCAGAGGCCACCGACAAGGTCGGCAAGGCCTGA
- a CDS encoding NAD-dependent epimerase/dehydratase family protein — MTDAPASDPLKIVLAGGSGVLGTALAADLEGRGHEIVVLTRSPDASSPYRQVSWDGESLGEWVSELGDPGRTAVVNLAGALVDRPATPENLRLLRESRVAPTLALVRASQGLAAPLRHWVQASTTAIWSDGGERRITESTPLPATGLPQMTGVARVWEEASAEAVTNHRIVLRTSLVLQDDSPLLHRLSGVTRAGLGGRLGHGRQWISWIHLADWLRVVRACLGLEPGKEIPSGVLVASHDRPVRNAEMMAALRAHYQRPFGLPAPAVAVRLGSRVLRTDPALGLTGRHCTSEVLAGLDWQFEVPDFRAALALLT; from the coding sequence ATGACTGATGCGCCTGCGTCCGACCCGCTCAAGATCGTGCTCGCCGGGGGGTCCGGGGTCTTGGGCACGGCGCTCGCCGCCGACCTGGAGGGTCGCGGGCACGAGATCGTCGTGCTGACCCGGTCCCCGGACGCGTCGTCGCCCTACCGCCAGGTGAGCTGGGACGGGGAGAGCCTGGGTGAATGGGTCAGTGAGCTCGGAGATCCCGGCAGGACGGCCGTGGTGAACCTGGCCGGTGCCCTGGTGGACCGCCCGGCGACGCCGGAGAACCTTCGCCTGCTGCGTGAATCGCGCGTGGCGCCCACCCTGGCCCTGGTGCGAGCCAGCCAGGGTCTCGCAGCACCCCTGCGGCACTGGGTGCAGGCGTCCACCACCGCGATCTGGTCCGACGGCGGGGAGCGGCGCATCACCGAGTCGACGCCCCTTCCCGCGACGGGACTCCCCCAGATGACCGGAGTTGCCCGTGTCTGGGAGGAGGCCAGCGCTGAGGCCGTCACCAACCATCGCATCGTGCTCCGCACCTCGCTGGTGCTCCAGGACGATTCTCCGCTGCTCCACCGGCTCTCGGGTGTCACCCGGGCAGGCTTGGGAGGACGGCTGGGGCACGGTCGGCAGTGGATCAGCTGGATCCACCTGGCTGACTGGCTGCGCGTGGTCCGCGCCTGCCTGGGCCTCGAGCCTGGCAAGGAGATCCCGTCCGGGGTTCTGGTGGCCTCTCACGACCGTCCGGTGCGCAACGCGGAGATGATGGCGGCCCTGCGCGCTCACTACCAACGACCCTTCGGCCTGCCCGCCCCGGCGGTCGCGGTGCGGCTGGGCTCCCGGGTGCTGCGCACCGACCCGGCGCTGGGCCTGACCGGGAGGCACTGCACCTCAGAGGTGCTCGCCGGGCTCGACTGGCAGTTCGAGGTCCCCGACTTCCGGGCCGCGCTGGCCCTGCTGACGTAG
- a CDS encoding SURF1 family protein, with protein sequence MSIHPLLRPFSLGMHLVAVVLVAIAMLLGVWQVQVWQDERSDAAAGRAELDPVPLAESLGPDDPFPSSSVGKPVRMSGTWVPEGTVLVSDRLQGNREGYWVVTPLAVAQDDAAVAGPDDPALLVVRGWTAGLDDVPAPPQGEAEIVGWLQPPEGSTGATDEDRSDDVIPQVRIADAIQHVDQDLYGAYLVVDPDSAELRNPGTAGLAPADLDELPEVGRGTGIRNLLYGVEWWVFAGFAAFIWWRWCADEVRAARAAAMGEQLSERDTVEV encoded by the coding sequence GTGTCGATCCACCCTCTGCTGCGCCCCTTCTCCCTCGGGATGCACCTGGTGGCGGTGGTGCTGGTCGCAATCGCGATGCTGCTCGGTGTCTGGCAGGTCCAGGTCTGGCAGGACGAGCGCTCCGACGCCGCCGCCGGGCGCGCAGAGCTCGACCCGGTGCCCCTGGCCGAGTCCCTGGGCCCCGACGACCCGTTCCCCAGCTCCTCGGTGGGCAAGCCGGTCCGGATGAGCGGGACCTGGGTGCCGGAGGGCACCGTGCTGGTCTCCGACCGCTTGCAGGGCAACCGGGAGGGCTACTGGGTGGTGACGCCGCTCGCGGTCGCCCAGGACGACGCCGCGGTGGCGGGGCCGGACGACCCGGCGCTGCTCGTGGTGCGCGGCTGGACCGCCGGGCTGGACGACGTACCGGCGCCGCCGCAGGGCGAGGCCGAGATCGTGGGCTGGCTGCAGCCGCCCGAGGGCAGCACCGGCGCCACCGACGAGGACCGCAGCGACGACGTGATCCCGCAGGTGCGCATCGCCGACGCCATCCAGCACGTCGACCAGGACCTCTACGGCGCCTACCTGGTGGTCGACCCCGACTCCGCCGAGCTGCGCAACCCCGGGACCGCTGGACTCGCACCCGCCGACCTCGACGAACTGCCCGAGGTGGGCCGGGGCACGGGCATCCGGAACCTGTTGTACGGCGTCGAGTGGTGGGTCTTCGCCGGGTTCGCGGCGTTCATCTGGTGGCGCTGGTGCGCCGACGAGGTGCGGGCCGCCAGGGCTGCGGCGATGGGTGAGCAGTTGAGCGAGCGGGATACCGTCGAGGTGTGA
- a CDS encoding DUF3817 domain-containing protein, with product MKKALTRYRVSASIVGVLLIVLCLVGVPLSNFDGTPMWAGDKIPTPNWFDDGSSADQLGEFITGVLGTAHGWLYMIFLVMAFSLARKAKWPMGFTVVTLLCGTIPVLSFWAEHRATARVRAQMAAEERGVADDAERAEVGPSPT from the coding sequence GTGAAGAAGGCTCTCACCCGCTACCGCGTCTCCGCCAGCATCGTCGGCGTCCTGCTGATCGTCCTGTGCCTGGTCGGAGTCCCGCTCTCGAACTTCGACGGCACCCCGATGTGGGCCGGTGACAAGATCCCGACCCCGAACTGGTTCGACGACGGCAGCTCTGCCGACCAGCTCGGGGAGTTCATCACCGGCGTGCTCGGCACCGCCCACGGCTGGCTCTACATGATCTTCCTGGTGATGGCGTTCTCCCTGGCCCGCAAGGCGAAGTGGCCCATGGGCTTCACCGTGGTCACCCTGCTGTGCGGCACCATCCCGGTGCTCTCCTTCTGGGCCGAGCACCGCGCCACCGCCCGGGTGCGCGCCCAGATGGCCGCCGAGGAACGGGGCGTGGCAGACGACGCAGAGCGTGCCGAGGTGGGACCCTCTCCCACGTGA
- a CDS encoding patatin-like phospholipase family protein, protein MTTAFVLGGGGVLGAAEVGMLRALLEHGVRPDLVLGTSIGAINGALVAQDPTPGVVDRLTALWVSAAQTRDVYGDRPLRSVRRALSTGTHVYSSRPLKQRLVDELGETTFADLPVRFQVCAASIERAAEHWFDAGPVVDAVVASAAVPGLLPPAKVGDEHYLDGGIVNSVPLGRAVALGASKIYVLQVGRIDRPLKVPTQPWQVARVSFEIARRHRFVREMAELPEGVEAHVLPAAGTSDRDDSIFAFRDFASVEARISATYDAARAYLDQHP, encoded by the coding sequence GTGACGACCGCGTTCGTGCTGGGCGGCGGCGGCGTGCTGGGCGCCGCTGAGGTGGGGATGCTCCGCGCCCTCCTCGAGCACGGCGTCCGACCCGACCTGGTGCTGGGCACCAGCATCGGTGCCATCAACGGCGCCCTGGTCGCCCAGGACCCCACGCCCGGTGTGGTGGACCGGCTCACCGCCCTGTGGGTCTCGGCGGCGCAGACCCGCGACGTGTACGGCGACCGCCCGTTGCGCTCGGTCCGCCGGGCGCTCAGCACCGGCACCCACGTCTACTCCTCCCGCCCGCTGAAGCAGCGGCTCGTCGACGAGCTGGGCGAGACCACCTTCGCCGACCTGCCGGTGCGCTTCCAGGTGTGCGCGGCGAGCATCGAACGTGCAGCCGAGCACTGGTTCGACGCCGGCCCCGTCGTCGACGCAGTGGTCGCGAGCGCCGCCGTACCGGGATTGCTGCCGCCGGCCAAGGTCGGAGACGAGCACTACCTGGACGGCGGCATCGTCAACTCGGTCCCGCTGGGCCGGGCGGTGGCCCTGGGCGCCTCCAAGATCTACGTGTTGCAGGTGGGCCGGATCGACCGGCCGCTGAAGGTGCCGACCCAGCCGTGGCAGGTGGCGCGGGTCTCGTTCGAGATCGCCCGGCGGCACCGCTTCGTCCGCGAGATGGCGGAGCTGCCCGAGGGCGTGGAGGCCCACGTGCTGCCCGCCGCCGGTACCTCGGACCGGGACGACTCGATCTTCGCCTTCCGTGACTTCGCCAGCGTGGAGGCCCGGATCAGCGCCACCTACGACGCCGCTCGGGCCTACCTGGACCAGCACCCGTGA
- a CDS encoding lysophospholipid acyltransferase family protein, translated as MSDGVRWVLQRFVVAPLLVGVTVALWLTLPLWLIAVAALSPLLPGRLRLLRTAWVALLYLSAESLLLAVLLALWLASGFGWRIRSAYFAGIHYELVEGTLVLFFREARRVLRLQITTDGPAPQRYPDHPVLVCCRHAGPGDSFILMYALLHWYNREPRVVLKDTLAWDPAISVLLRRLPARFISPNPERGEDLEGHIAALAQGLDPNDAFVIFPEGGNFTPARRERAIGRLRKLGLERMAQRAEGMIHVLAPRPGGFLAALEAAPDANVLMVAHTGLDHMLTVADVWRELPMDKQITMRWWEVPRAEIPEGREAQIEWLFTWWERVDAWIAENRPEDAPPTGSVAPA; from the coding sequence GTGAGCGACGGCGTGCGGTGGGTCCTCCAACGGTTCGTGGTGGCCCCGCTGCTGGTCGGCGTGACCGTGGCGCTCTGGCTCACGCTGCCGTTGTGGCTGATCGCGGTGGCCGCGCTCTCTCCGCTGCTCCCGGGACGGTTGCGGCTGCTCCGCACGGCCTGGGTCGCCCTGCTCTACCTGAGCGCTGAGTCCCTGCTGCTCGCCGTGCTGCTGGCGCTGTGGCTGGCCAGCGGCTTCGGCTGGCGGATCAGGTCGGCGTACTTCGCCGGGATCCACTACGAGCTCGTGGAGGGCACGCTGGTGCTCTTCTTCCGCGAGGCACGCCGGGTGCTGCGCCTGCAGATCACCACCGACGGGCCGGCGCCGCAGCGCTATCCCGACCACCCGGTGCTGGTGTGCTGCCGGCACGCGGGCCCCGGCGACTCCTTCATCCTGATGTACGCCCTGCTGCACTGGTACAACCGGGAGCCCCGGGTGGTGCTCAAGGACACCCTGGCCTGGGACCCGGCGATCTCGGTGCTGCTGCGCCGGCTGCCCGCCCGGTTCATCTCGCCCAACCCCGAGCGGGGTGAGGACCTGGAGGGCCACATCGCCGCGCTGGCCCAGGGCCTGGACCCCAACGACGCGTTCGTGATCTTCCCCGAGGGCGGCAACTTCACCCCGGCCCGCCGGGAGCGGGCGATCGGCCGGCTCCGCAAGCTGGGCCTGGAGCGGATGGCCCAGCGCGCCGAGGGCATGATCCACGTGCTGGCGCCGCGGCCCGGCGGGTTCCTGGCGGCTCTGGAGGCGGCCCCGGACGCGAACGTGCTGATGGTGGCCCACACCGGCCTGGACCACATGCTCACCGTGGCCGACGTGTGGCGCGAGCTGCCGATGGACAAGCAGATCACCATGCGCTGGTGGGAGGTGCCCCGGGCCGAGATCCCCGAGGGTCGCGAGGCCCAGATCGAGTGGCTCTTCACCTGGTGGGAGCGGGTCGACGCCTGGATAGCAGAGAACCGGCCGGAGGATGCTCCCCCGACCGGTTCCGTGGCTCCCGCCTGA
- a CDS encoding peptidylprolyl isomerase has protein sequence MADPQATLKTNKGDIVINLFPNHAPETVENFVGLAEGTKDYKDDAGRSGERFYDGLTFHRVIPGFMIQGGCPLGTGTGGPGYKFKDEIHPELVFDKPYLLAMANAGPGTNGSQFFITVGATPWLNTKHTIFGEVADQASRDVVDAIASTPTGAMDRPKEPVVIETVEITR, from the coding sequence ATGGCTGACCCGCAGGCCACCCTGAAGACCAACAAGGGTGACATCGTCATCAACCTCTTCCCCAACCACGCGCCGGAGACGGTCGAGAACTTCGTCGGCCTGGCCGAGGGGACCAAGGACTACAAGGACGACGCCGGCCGTTCGGGCGAGCGCTTCTACGACGGTCTCACCTTCCACCGCGTGATCCCGGGCTTCATGATCCAGGGCGGTTGCCCGCTCGGCACCGGCACCGGCGGCCCGGGCTACAAGTTCAAGGACGAGATCCACCCCGAGCTCGTCTTCGACAAGCCCTACCTGCTCGCCATGGCCAACGCCGGCCCGGGCACCAACGGCTCGCAGTTCTTCATCACCGTCGGCGCGACCCCGTGGCTGAACACCAAGCACACGATCTTCGGCGAGGTGGCGGACCAGGCCTCGCGCGACGTCGTCGACGCCATCGCCTCGACGCCGACCGGTGCGATGGACCGCCCCAAGGAGCCGGTCGTCATCGAGACGGTCGAGATCACCCGCTGA
- a CDS encoding rhomboid family intramembrane serine protease: MSDPNGPAAGVPTCYRHPGRETYIKCQRCERPICPDCMRDAAVGFQCPDCVAQGAKTTRSGRAAYGGKRSENPQLTTLVLIGINVAVWLAVTVSGGRESLLAWKLMLSPTGRCLGEDYATYYPGLDSAANCAAIPSATRVPGLADGAWWQAITHGFVHVDIWHIALNAVGLWVLGPAVEAAFGRLRFLAIYLLATLAAGATIFLLADPTGRTLGASGGVFGLMGALIVVSLKVHGDIRSVMTLLAVNLAFTFAFPGISWQGHLGGLLGGAAAAAILILAPRGDRRGLWQWSGLAVLTVALVAVLVLRAGALS; encoded by the coding sequence GTGAGCGACCCCAACGGTCCTGCTGCCGGGGTGCCCACGTGCTATCGGCACCCCGGCCGCGAGACCTACATCAAGTGCCAGCGTTGCGAGCGCCCCATCTGCCCAGACTGCATGCGCGACGCCGCCGTGGGCTTCCAGTGCCCTGACTGCGTCGCCCAGGGTGCGAAGACCACCCGCAGCGGCCGGGCGGCGTACGGCGGCAAGCGCTCGGAGAACCCGCAGCTCACCACCCTGGTCCTGATCGGGATCAACGTCGCGGTCTGGCTGGCGGTGACCGTGAGCGGCGGCCGCGAGTCCCTGCTGGCGTGGAAGCTCATGCTCTCGCCGACCGGCCGGTGCCTGGGCGAGGACTACGCGACGTACTACCCGGGGCTGGACTCCGCGGCAAACTGCGCCGCCATCCCGTCGGCGACCCGGGTCCCGGGCCTGGCGGACGGGGCGTGGTGGCAGGCCATCACGCACGGCTTCGTGCACGTCGACATCTGGCACATCGCGCTGAACGCCGTGGGCCTGTGGGTCCTCGGACCCGCGGTGGAGGCGGCCTTCGGCCGGCTCCGGTTCCTGGCCATCTACCTGCTGGCCACGCTGGCGGCCGGGGCGACGATCTTCCTGCTGGCCGACCCCACCGGACGCACCCTGGGTGCCTCCGGCGGCGTCTTCGGCCTGATGGGCGCGCTGATCGTGGTCTCCCTGAAGGTGCACGGCGACATCCGCAGCGTGATGACGCTGCTGGCGGTCAACCTTGCCTTCACCTTCGCCTTCCCCGGCATCTCCTGGCAGGGGCACCTCGGTGGCCTGCTCGGGGGCGCGGCAGCGGCCGCGATCCTCATCCTCGCGCCGCGTGGGGACCGCCGAGGGCTGTGGCAGTGGTCCGGTCTGGCGGTGCTGACGGTCGCCCTGGTGGCGGTCCTGGTGCTGCGCGCGGGGGCCCTGTCCTGA
- a CDS encoding cell division protein CrgA translates to MGAGRHDHYASSADQRSRGSTQVSKTNVNRETDNPKDGRSLPWRFVLCLVLVVLGIAWVAYYYTAVRVDPTVAPAPEPGGLAFMGDLEKWNYLIGFGLIMLGLALAAHPSTPLGRGNGVVVGMLGCFLLGLVWICTFYIFSGDKLTDLWVFNDLGNYNLMVGIAFMAVGFTYATRWE, encoded by the coding sequence ATGGGGGCCGGTCGTCATGACCACTACGCTAGCTCCGCCGACCAACGATCCAGAGGGAGCACCCAGGTGTCCAAGACCAACGTCAACCGGGAGACCGACAACCCCAAGGATGGGCGGAGCCTGCCCTGGCGATTCGTCCTGTGTCTCGTGCTGGTGGTGCTGGGGATCGCGTGGGTGGCCTACTACTACACCGCGGTACGCGTCGACCCGACCGTCGCGCCGGCTCCGGAGCCCGGCGGGCTGGCCTTCATGGGCGACCTGGAGAAGTGGAACTACCTGATCGGCTTCGGGCTCATCATGCTGGGGCTGGCCCTGGCCGCCCACCCGTCCACGCCGCTGGGGCGCGGCAACGGCGTGGTCGTCGGCATGCTCGGCTGCTTCCTGCTGGGCCTGGTGTGGATCTGCACCTTCTACATCTTCAGCGGCGACAAGCTCACCGACCTGTGGGTCTTCAACGATCTGGGCAACTACAACCTGATGGTCGGGATCGCGTTCATGGCCGTGGGATTCACCTACGCCACCCGGTGGGAGTGA
- a CDS encoding DUF881 domain-containing protein — MTTGPHDSPSPRRWRLGTPAVFVLCGILFVVSAANSEGTDLRPNRYTDLASIVEAESDEANVLTARAAALNREVEQLTKGLDDRAVNRYNREIEVMQDPAGLTPRSGPAVTVTLTDSPLEVAEEYSGDPNDLVVHQQDIQAVVNAMWRGGAKAVTVQGQRLVSTTGIKCSGNTVQLQGVPYSPPYVIRGIGDPGVLLSAISGDETLEIYREVALDPEIAVGWDVDVEEFATAPPYDGLLDLDYAVPIDG; from the coding sequence ATGACGACCGGCCCCCATGACTCCCCCTCTCCTCGCAGGTGGCGTCTGGGGACCCCGGCCGTGTTCGTGCTGTGCGGGATCCTGTTCGTGGTGAGCGCGGCCAACAGCGAGGGCACCGACCTTCGCCCCAACCGCTACACCGACCTCGCCTCGATCGTGGAGGCCGAGTCCGACGAGGCCAACGTGCTCACCGCCCGGGCCGCGGCGCTCAACCGCGAGGTCGAGCAGCTGACCAAGGGTCTCGACGACCGAGCGGTCAACCGCTACAACCGCGAGATCGAGGTCATGCAGGACCCGGCCGGCCTCACCCCGCGCTCCGGTCCCGCCGTCACCGTCACTCTCACCGACTCCCCGCTGGAGGTCGCCGAGGAGTACTCGGGGGACCCCAACGACCTCGTGGTGCACCAGCAGGACATCCAGGCCGTGGTCAACGCCATGTGGCGCGGCGGGGCCAAGGCAGTCACCGTGCAGGGCCAGCGCCTGGTCTCCACCACCGGCATCAAGTGCAGCGGCAACACCGTCCAGCTCCAGGGCGTGCCCTACTCCCCGCCGTACGTCATCCGGGGGATCGGCGACCCCGGGGTCCTGCTTTCCGCGATCTCCGGGGACGAAACCCTGGAGATCTACCGCGAGGTGGCGCTGGACCCCGAAATCGCGGTGGGCTGGGACGTCGACGTGGAGGAGTTCGCCACCGCCCCGCCGTACGACGGCCTGCTGGACCTCGACTACGCCGTGCCGATCGACGGCTGA
- the pknB gene encoding Stk1 family PASTA domain-containing Ser/Thr kinase has product MSNSQSTVVGGRYELGELLGRGGMAEVRKGIDTRLGRTVAVKRLRTDLASDSTFQARFRREAQSSASLNHPAIVSVYDTGEEWSEGEHGEDGVAQPYIVMEYVAGRTLRDILREGRKILPERALEMTSGVLAALDYSHRAGIIHRDIKPANVMLTPQGDIKVMDFGIARAVSDAANAMTQTAAVVGTAQYLSPEQARGETVDSRSDVYSTGCLLYELLTGRPPFIGDSPVSVAYQHVREQAAPPSDYDEDIPPEVDAIVMKALAKRVEDRYQSAAAMRADIERYLAGQEVHVAPPPSVPATAATTVQPVTSTQPTALPAPETLAPAATPPGEGRDGHRGRNTGIVVIALAALAIIVGVFLLQGPLFDDAPEQTRVPDLIGMTEDEARAAIVDEGLRVGRVDYEPSADAPADTVISQEPNGLYVDPGSTISMVVSTGAPMVEVPYLVGQDRSAARDVLKSRKLKVKFTTQESDAPKDQVIETTPGAGQNVPEGTVVTLVVSDGPETVPEVVGMNQQAAEKAITEAGFTPDIVPWSETTEPKGTVVRQSPESGKEAPQGTTITIFVSSYEEPAPTPTPTPTPTPTPTPGVPTDTAVPVPTDVPTTPIG; this is encoded by the coding sequence ATGAGCAACAGCCAGTCGACCGTGGTCGGTGGCCGCTATGAGCTCGGCGAGCTGCTGGGTCGAGGTGGCATGGCCGAGGTGCGCAAGGGCATCGACACCCGCCTGGGCCGCACGGTGGCGGTCAAGCGGCTGCGCACCGACCTGGCCAGCGACTCCACCTTCCAGGCCCGGTTCCGCCGCGAGGCGCAGTCCTCGGCCTCCCTCAACCACCCCGCCATCGTGTCGGTCTACGACACCGGCGAGGAGTGGAGCGAGGGCGAGCACGGTGAGGACGGGGTGGCCCAGCCCTACATCGTCATGGAGTACGTCGCGGGGCGGACGCTGCGCGACATCCTCCGGGAGGGCCGCAAGATCCTGCCCGAGCGTGCCCTGGAGATGACCAGCGGAGTGCTCGCCGCCCTGGACTACAGCCACCGCGCCGGCATCATCCACCGCGACATCAAGCCCGCCAATGTGATGCTCACCCCCCAGGGCGACATCAAGGTGATGGACTTCGGCATCGCCCGTGCGGTCTCGGACGCGGCGAACGCGATGACGCAGACGGCCGCCGTGGTCGGCACCGCGCAGTACCTCTCCCCCGAGCAGGCCCGCGGCGAGACCGTGGACTCCCGCTCCGACGTCTACTCCACCGGCTGCCTGCTCTACGAGCTGCTCACCGGCCGGCCGCCGTTCATCGGCGACAGCCCTGTCTCGGTCGCCTACCAGCACGTGCGCGAGCAGGCGGCTCCCCCGTCGGACTACGACGAGGACATCCCGCCCGAGGTCGACGCCATCGTGATGAAGGCGCTCGCCAAGCGGGTGGAGGACCGCTACCAGAGCGCCGCCGCGATGCGCGCCGACATCGAGCGCTACCTGGCCGGGCAGGAGGTGCACGTCGCCCCGCCGCCGAGCGTCCCGGCGACGGCCGCCACCACGGTGCAGCCGGTGACCTCGACCCAGCCCACCGCCCTGCCTGCACCCGAGACGCTGGCACCGGCAGCCACCCCGCCGGGCGAGGGCCGCGACGGACACCGCGGGCGCAACACCGGGATCGTGGTGATCGCCCTGGCCGCGCTGGCCATCATCGTGGGCGTGTTCCTGCTCCAGGGCCCGCTCTTCGACGACGCCCCGGAGCAGACCCGGGTGCCCGACCTGATCGGGATGACCGAGGACGAGGCCCGCGCGGCGATCGTGGACGAAGGGCTCCGGGTGGGCCGCGTCGACTACGAGCCGTCCGCGGACGCCCCTGCGGACACGGTGATCAGCCAGGAGCCCAACGGCCTCTACGTCGACCCGGGCTCGACGATCAGCATGGTGGTCTCCACGGGCGCCCCGATGGTCGAGGTGCCCTACCTCGTGGGACAGGACCGGTCGGCCGCCCGCGACGTGCTGAAGTCACGCAAGCTGAAGGTCAAGTTCACCACCCAGGAGTCCGACGCCCCCAAGGACCAGGTCATCGAGACCACTCCGGGCGCCGGTCAGAACGTCCCCGAGGGCACGGTGGTGACCCTGGTGGTCTCCGACGGCCCGGAGACGGTGCCCGAGGTGGTGGGCATGAACCAGCAGGCCGCGGAGAAGGCGATCACCGAGGCCGGGTTCACCCCGGACATCGTGCCGTGGTCCGAGACCACCGAGCCGAAGGGCACCGTGGTGCGCCAGAGCCCGGAGTCGGGCAAGGAGGCGCCGCAGGGCACCACCATCACGATCTTCGTCTCCAGCTACGAGGAGCCGGCCCCGACCCCGACGCCCACCCCCACGCCGACGCCCACCCCCACGCCGGGGGTGCCGACCGACACCGCCGTTCCGGTGCCGACTGACGTCCCCACGACGCCGATCGGCTGA